ATACACGTGCTATTtgataatttcaaagatattaatttcgacGAGAAAATAGTTTAAGGCTAAGTATAGAAGACAGTTACCGCCAATGTTAGGATTAACTTGTCTGTGAAAGTTGTACTGTGTATCGTAGGACAGTCGATAGAAGTAGACAGGCAAATGGCCAGGGTTCTTGGTCAAAAGCCTCTGCATGACATCCGTTGGACCAGAAAAGTCGTATAATGATGCAGCCTAAAAACATTAAATCGTTAGTATCGGTGaaagtgaataaattaaaattaaaatgtcagTCGAAACACCTTTATTATTTCCCACAAACTATCATTCATAACAGAGTTCATCGTATTTATGTAAAGCTGGTTGTGACCTGTCAGATCTACAACCCCAGAACTACTCAGCAACTTGTTTTGAATTCTCTGTCGTTCAATATCCAATTCTATAATAGACAAAAACATAATTAGTCTCTATCAGAtagaaaagaattgaaattgattcaaTTATTACAAAGAATAAAGTCTTTGAGGAACGCGATTTGacacaaaaaatgtattcgagcTTCACGaaatatgtattcaaattacattatttcgaaataagtacgaaacgaaaaatgaaaaatatttttaatataaaatgtccTATTTACTCGTAAcaagctttaaaaaaaaaggtagttACCATTTTAAGAGATAAACATGTATTGCATCACATACAATACTCTAATTTCAATCACAACAGTGTCGACAAGTTACTGTTACATGTAGGCTACTATTAGTTTCTATTTACATTCATGTAATATCTAGCTTTAGTTCGTATCATTTCGTACTAAATGAACGACCTTAAGTAAAATACTAAACTGCATGACTTCGAGTAATATCAACTTTTTCAGgtgcgttaaaaattattcaacaatGTACAACCAACTTAAGGGAGAGATGGGACAGTTTCTACCTCTtctaacatttattatttatcattaccTAACGAGAACAAAATTGCCTCTTCTGCATTGTAGCCGAGCAAAGTAGGCACTTTATTGAAGTTTTCTGACTCCAAGAGTGATAAAGGACAATCTTCTATGAATGCGTCAGGTCCACTTTCGGTGGTAGGCACGAATGCTATTCTGAGCGGAAGCTTAAACAGAAGAAGTTCATTTAAAGATATAAGTCCTGATTTTCGAATATCACTTTGTACTAAAGAATGACACGCAAGAATTTCTTAGCACGtcgattaaaatacaaaatcccGTTGTTATgtcgtttcaaaaattgttagTACCTACCGGTACCATCGCATTGGACATAGGTAATGCAGCAGTGATGATATCGCGTGGATTAGCATTCTTCAGGGCGTCCAGCAGCTGGTTGTCGTTGTCCGCAGAAATATTCAGGTTTCTACCTAAAACATAGCTAGTCCAACGAGAAGCTGCTGGTGACTTGTATCCCCAAGGGCACAAACTAGAACCGCTTTGAACTATGGCCTTTTGGAACAGACCTAAAAGAAACGATTGAGTACCACTCGGTTAGCAATCTTTGAAcgtgaaaattacattttcaatttaaattaaccaaATAGgcatttaacaattttacagaatattcTTACCTTTCGATTTCTTTGACATTAAATGATAACTTGTCGACACTGCGCCAGCACTCTCTCCTTGTATGGTCACTCGATTAGGATCTCCGCCGAATTTGGCGATGTTCTTTTGCACCCAACGCAGAGCCATATTCTGATCCTTCAAACCTTGATTTCCTCGTGCGTCAGGATGATCCAGTGACAAAAATCCTAAAAAGATAAGAAACACATCCGTTTGTACCTATGTggtttgttgaatatttcatagcATCAAGATATCTTCTTTGTACCTAAANNNNNNNNNNATTTCATAGCATCAAGATATCTTCTTTGTACCTAAAGGACCAAGACGGTACTTCATCGCGACCATGATGACATCTTCTTCAATATACCGGTCAGGGCCGTAAACACTCTTAGCATTGACTCCACTTATGAATCCACCACCGTGTATCCATACCAACACCGGCTTTAGGGTTGCGTTTCTAGTGAAATCCGTCTACCGAAAAGTTAATGAAGGATATTCATTcactataaaatatactgcGTACAGTTTGTACATCTGTATAGTGCATACAATTGTACAGCATCTgtacaatgtaaaattatttgtgaTGAACGATGAAGATATTTAGTTGACACCGTCTACGAGACTTACCCTGGGAGTGTATACATTCAGGTGCAGGCAATCTTCACTTCCGTCGTATTTGCCCTGTTGTATTTGTGGACACGCATCGTGCTCTAATGTGGCATTGTACACATTCGTCCAGGGATTTATTTCAACAGGAGCCTTTAAATAACAGATAAAAGAACGGCTGTGAGATTTTAAATAGGAAGCtgcaattgtaaataaaacgttcTTTGCAGGTaagtattatacagggtgttcaaaaaaaagcattcaatattgatatggtgtatagggcacactgtactgagtaaaaaagctttagtaaatataggtccaaaggtcaaccatttctgagatataaacatttttgtttgctagtatcatgagaCTTAAACACGGTGTTCGGTCAAAGGTGGATTGGGTATGGTGGATCAGTTGCATGGTCTCCTCGATCCCCCGATTTAAATTCTCTGGACTTCTTTTTATggggatatttaaaaagccaCGTGTATTCAACGCCGATAAATGACTTAGAAGAACTACGTAACGGAATCCACCATGCTTGTCAAATAATTCGACAGAAATGTGGGATTTTCGAGAGAGTTCGCGACTCTGTAAGAAGAAGATGCCAAACGTCtacagaaatgagcggtggacacgtggaaaatcttctataaatatcgaaaacccagtaataaatcaatcatgatactagcaaacaaaaatgtttatatctcagaaacggttgacctttggacctatgtttactaaagcttttttactcagtatagtgtgccctatacaccatataaatattgaatgctttattttgaacaccctgtatgtgcTAAAATTCCCCTGAGATTCCCCTTTCGAGCGCAAAGCGTTAAATGTACTCAGAAGtattaggtaccggaaaaagttcgtgcggtttattcgttagttgtaactatatatcgattttcgtgtggTAATCGGCAACTGTAAGAC
The sequence above is drawn from the Hylaeus volcanicus isolate JK05 chromosome 2, UHH_iyHylVolc1.0_haploid, whole genome shotgun sequence genome and encodes:
- the LOC128872968 gene encoding cholinesterase-like, whose protein sequence is MKLLIVAVIAFLATVATCRNLTGIVHIDKGPVRGFVTKTAFHNISYSAFLGIPYAKPPVGDLRFKAPVEINPWTNVYNATLEHDACPQIQQGKYDGSEDCLHLNVYTPRTDFTRNATLKPVLVWIHGGGFISGVNAKSVYGPDRYIEEDVIMVAMKYRLGPLGFLSLDHPDARGNQGLKDQNMALRWVQKNIAKFGGDPNRVTIQGESAGAVSTSYHLMSKKSKGLFQKAIVQSGSSLCPWGYKSPAASRWTSYVLGRNLNISADNDNQLLDALKNANPRDIITAALPMSNAMVPLPLRIAFVPTTESGPDAFIEDCPLSLLESENFNKVPTLLGYNAEEAILFSLELDIERQRIQNKLLSSSGVVDLTGHNQLYINTMNSVMNDSLWEIIKAASLYDFSGPTDVMQRLLTKNPGHLPVYFYRLSYDTQYNFHRQVNPNIGGTSHADDLPMTFYLAGYPKDPNHPVNVYAKKVTTMWVNFMKYGNPTPFASKINGTRWIASGKQGKQLDLRNDNFVMSDRFIVDRDALVMEKYYNGLPVTSECKNYPLSTSRGVFN